One window of Serinus canaria isolate serCan28SL12 chromosome 3, serCan2020, whole genome shotgun sequence genomic DNA carries:
- the CITED2 gene encoding cbp/p300-interacting transactivator 2 encodes MADHMMAMNHGRFPDGSGGLHHHPAHRMGMGQFPTPHHHHQQQQPPQQHAFSALMGDHIHYGAGSMNASSGVRHAMGPGSVSGGDPAGSMPPPARFSGSQFMAPPVASPGGQLSASMQLQKLNNQYFSHHPYPHSHYMPDLHPGSHQLNGGSQQHFRDCNPKHGGGGGSGLPPAVPHVPAAMLPPNVIDTDFIDEEVLMSLVIEMGLDRIKELPELWLGQNEFDFMTDFVCKQQPSRVSC; translated from the coding sequence ATGGCAGACCACATGATGGCCATGAACCACGGGCGATTCCCCGACGGATCCGGCGGGCTCCACCACCACCCTGCGCATCGGATGGGCATGGGGCAGTTTCCCACCCCccatcaccaccaccagcagcagcagccgccgcaGCAGCACGCCTTCAGCGCCCTGATGGGCGACCATATACATTACGGAGCTGGGAGTATGAACGCGAGCAGCGGGGTGAGGCACGCCATGGGGCCGGGCAGCGTGAGCGGAGGGGACCCGGCCGGCAGCAtgccgccccccgcccgcttCAGCGGCTCCCAGTTCATGGCCCCCCCCGTCGCCAGCCCGGGAGGACAGCTGAGCGCCAGCATGCAGCTCCAGAAGCTGAACAACCAGTACTTCAGCCACCACCCCTACCCCCACAGCCACTACATGCCGGACTTGCACCCCGGTAGCCACCAGCTGAACggtggcagccagcagcatttcagggaCTGCAACCCCAAgcacggcggcggcggcggcagcggctTGCCGCCCGCCGTCCCCCACGTCCCCGCGGCAATGCTGCCGCCCAATGTCATAGACACGGACTTCATCGACGAGGAGGTCCTCATGTCCTTAGTCATCGAAATGGGGCTGGATCGCATCAAGGAGCTTCCCGAGCTGTGGTTGGGACAGAACGAGTTTGACTTCATGACAGACTTCGTTTGCAaacagcagcccagcagggtgagctgctga